From Mycobacteriales bacterium, the proteins below share one genomic window:
- a CDS encoding 4Fe-4S dicluster domain-containing protein → MSNSFSGPLADPAADAGWVDGERQPRKGFFTDTSICIGCKACEVACKEWNAIPDDGMNFLGSSYDNTGALGASTWRHVAFIEQPKSFGTQEPGIAGTPVGPPASDVLNKTSDSALSGDRSSLGTSNKVDLGLPSTTLPGDAEGAQRTEFRWLMESDVCKHCTHAACLDVCPTGALFRTEFGTVVVQDDICNGCGYCVPACPFGVIDRRVGEKGVTKNEGLAQKCTLCYDRIGTGLQPACATACPTESIQYGDVDELRERAQRRVDALHAEGVHDARLYGENSHDGVGGLGAFFLLLDEPEVYGLPPDAVVTTKDLPEMWRRAGLAAVTMLAGAIAVFTGGGR, encoded by the coding sequence GTGAGCAACTCCTTCTCTGGCCCGCTGGCCGACCCGGCGGCCGACGCCGGTTGGGTCGACGGCGAGCGCCAGCCCCGCAAGGGCTTCTTCACCGACACGTCGATCTGCATCGGTTGCAAGGCCTGCGAGGTGGCCTGCAAGGAGTGGAACGCCATCCCCGACGACGGGATGAACTTCCTGGGCTCGTCCTACGACAACACCGGTGCACTGGGTGCGAGCACGTGGCGGCACGTCGCGTTCATCGAGCAGCCCAAATCCTTCGGCACCCAGGAGCCCGGCATCGCCGGCACGCCGGTCGGGCCGCCGGCCAGCGACGTGCTCAACAAGACCTCCGACAGTGCGCTGTCAGGGGACCGGAGCAGCCTGGGCACGTCGAACAAGGTCGACCTCGGCCTCCCGAGCACCACCCTGCCCGGGGACGCCGAGGGCGCGCAACGCACCGAGTTCCGGTGGTTGATGGAGTCTGACGTCTGCAAGCACTGCACCCACGCCGCCTGCCTGGACGTCTGCCCCACCGGCGCGTTGTTCCGTACCGAGTTCGGAACCGTCGTCGTGCAGGACGACATCTGCAACGGCTGCGGCTACTGCGTTCCCGCCTGCCCGTTCGGGGTGATCGACCGCCGGGTCGGCGAGAAGGGCGTGACGAAGAACGAGGGGCTGGCCCAGAAGTGCACCCTGTGCTACGACCGGATCGGCACGGGCCTGCAGCCGGCCTGCGCCACCGCCTGCCCCACCGAGTCGATCCAGTACGGCGACGTGGACGAGCTGCGTGAGCGGGCGCAGCGACGGGTCGACGCGCTGCACGCGGAGGGGGTGCACGACGCCCGGCTCTACGGCGAGAACAGCCACGACGGCGTCGGGGGGCTCGGCGCGTTCTTCCTGCTGCTCGACGAGCCGGAGGTCTACGGCCTGCCGCCGGACGCGGTCGTGACCACGAAGGACCTCCCCGAGATGTGGCGCAGGGCAGGCCTCGCTGCGGTGACGATGCTCGCCGGTGCGATCGCGGTCTTCACGGGGGGTGGCCGATGA
- the nrfD gene encoding NrfD/PsrC family molybdoenzyme membrane anchor subunit has protein sequence MSRAGHRSGRRGDKNAVVPDAEFTSYYGRPIVKAAPWEVDIPAYLFLGGVAAGSSLLSAGADLTQRPALRRTGRLGALVGLALSMVALVHDLGRPARFHHMLRVAKPTSPMSVGTWILTAYGPFAGLAAAAELRRFMPRRVREGALGRLLGASARPAGLVAAGLAPAVASYTAVLLSDTATPTWHDAHRQLPFVFVGSACAASGGLGLIGAPVAEAGPARRLAVGGALLELAVEQQMERSMGITAEPLHAGHAGTLMRTSTLLTAAGALGAVVGRRSRAASALSGAALLAGSACLRFGVFEAGQESARDPKYTVVPQRERLDRRRQDDHPGGRSAARSNPGGVTTWQP, from the coding sequence ATGAGCCGGGCCGGACACCGGTCCGGGCGGCGCGGTGACAAGAACGCCGTCGTCCCGGATGCCGAGTTCACCTCCTACTACGGCCGGCCGATCGTCAAGGCGGCGCCGTGGGAGGTGGACATCCCGGCCTACCTGTTCCTCGGCGGCGTCGCGGCCGGTTCCTCACTGCTGTCGGCCGGGGCCGACCTGACGCAACGGCCGGCCCTGCGCCGCACCGGCAGGCTGGGAGCGCTCGTCGGGTTGGCCCTCAGCATGGTGGCGCTGGTCCACGACCTGGGCCGGCCCGCCCGCTTCCACCACATGCTGCGGGTCGCCAAGCCCACCTCGCCGATGTCGGTCGGCACGTGGATCCTGACCGCGTACGGGCCGTTCGCGGGGCTGGCCGCCGCGGCCGAGCTGCGGCGGTTCATGCCGCGGCGGGTCCGTGAGGGAGCTCTCGGCAGGCTGCTGGGCGCCTCGGCGCGCCCGGCCGGGCTGGTCGCCGCGGGCCTCGCTCCCGCCGTCGCCTCCTACACCGCCGTGCTGCTGTCGGACACCGCGACACCCACCTGGCACGACGCCCACCGTCAGTTGCCGTTCGTCTTCGTCGGCTCGGCCTGCGCCGCCTCCGGCGGGCTCGGCCTGATCGGCGCACCTGTCGCCGAAGCCGGCCCGGCCCGCCGGCTGGCCGTCGGGGGAGCGCTGCTCGAGCTGGCCGTCGAGCAGCAGATGGAGCGGTCGATGGGCATCACCGCCGAGCCGCTGCACGCCGGCCATGCCGGGACGCTGATGCGGACCAGTACGCTGCTCACCGCGGCCGGTGCGCTGGGCGCCGTCGTCGGCCGCCGCAGCCGTGCCGCCTCCGCCCTGTCGGGAGCGGCGCTGCTCGCCGGCTCGGCCTGTCTGCGCTTCGGCGTGTTCGAGGCGGGGCAGGAGTCGGCGCGCGACCCGAAATACACCGTCGTGCCACAGCGCGAGCGCCTCGACCGCCGCCGGCAGGACGACCATCCGGGCGGCAGATCCGCTGCCCGCAGCAACCCAGGAGGAGTAACGACGTGGCAGCCCTGA